From Glycine soja cultivar W05 chromosome 4, ASM419377v2, whole genome shotgun sequence, the proteins below share one genomic window:
- the LOC114410426 gene encoding uncharacterized protein LOC114410426, with translation MLSSSSASFLRQLSAKKEGWKERYYNSGSGGWGMSFGGCEASVKLMEGFNMQGNVGRKRVMVVVDDTSHSKHAMLWALTHVANKGDSLTLLHVVPPHRGPESSCSTYLVNYLGSLCKDCKPGVEVEALLIQGPKLATVMSQVKKLEVSVLVLGQKKPSSLLSCLCGSSGSSSTEEFVEHCINKAECLTIGVRKRSQGTNGYLVSTRWQKNFWLLA, from the exons ATGCTCAGTTCTTCTTCGGCTTCGTTTTTGAGGCAGTTAAGTGCAAAAAAGGAGGGTTGGAAAGAGAGATACTATAATAGTGGTAGTGGTGGCTGGGGAATGAGCTTTGGAGGGTGTGAGGCAAGTGTGAAACTAATGGAAGGGTTTAACATGCAGGGGAATGTGGGGAGGAAGAGGGTGATGGTGGTGGTTGATGACACCTCACATTCCAAGCATGCAATGTTGTGGGCACTCACTCATGTTGCCAACAAGGGTGATTCCTTGACTCTTCTTCACGTTGTGCCTCCTCACAGGGGTCCTGAATCTTCTTGCTCCACTTATCTTGTCAATTATCTTGGGTCACTTTGCAAAGATTGCAAGCCTGGG GTGGAAGTGGAAGCGCTCTTAATCCAAGGACCAAAACTGGCCACTGTAATGAGCCAAGTAAAGAAGCTGGAGGTCTCTGTCCTGGTACTGGGCCAAAAGAAGCCATCTTCTCTTTTAAGCTG TCTTTGTGGAAGCAGCGGAAGCAGTAGTACAGAGGAGTTTGTGGAGCATTGCATCAATAAAGCAGAGTGCTTGACAATTGGAGTGAGGAAGAGAAGCCAGGGCACGAATGGATACCTTGTCAGCACTAGATGGCAGAAGAACTTCTGGCTTTTGGCTTAG
- the LOC114410425 gene encoding UDP-galactose transporter 1-like codes for MEESFVFQWSVIRSLLSILQWWAFNVTVIIVNKWIFQKLDFKFPLSVSCVHFICSSIGAYVVIKLLKLKPLITVDPEDRWRRIFPMSFVFCINIVLGNVSLRYIPVSFMQTIKSFTPATTVVLQWLVWRKYFDWRIWASLIPIVGGILLTSVTELSFNMFGFCAALFGCLATSTKTILAESLLHGYKFDSINTVYYMAPFATMILALPAMLLEGNGILEWLNTHPYPWSALIIIFSSGVLAFCLNFSIFYVIHSTTAVTFNVAGNLKVAVAVLVSWLIFRNPISYLNSVGCTVTLVGCTFYGYVRHKLSQQPQVPGTPRTPRTPRTPRSKMELLPLVNDKLEDKV; via the exons ATGGAAGAGAGCTTCGTTTTCCAGTGGAGCGTTATCAGATCTCTCTTGTCCATCCTTCAGTGGTGGGCCTTCAATGTCACTGTCATCATCGTCAACAAGTGGATCTTTCAG AAATTGGATTTCAAGTTTCCCTTATCAGTTTCCTGTGTCCACTTTATCTGTTCATCCATTGGAGCATATGTGGTAATTAAGTTGCTGAAGCTTAAACCACTGATAACTGTTGACCCTGAAGATCGCTGGAGAAGAATCTTTCCAATGTCATTTGTGTTCTGTATTAACATTGTTCTGGGGAATGTGAGCCTACGATACATTCCAGTTTCTTTTATGCAGACAATAAAGTCATTCACACCTGCCACCACAG TTGTTTTGCAATGGCTAGTGTGGAGGAAGTATTTTGACTGGCGTATTTGGGCTTCTCTTATACCCATTGTTGGAGGGATTCTTCTCACATCTGTAACAGAGCTTAGTTTTAATATGTTTGGATTCTGTGCTGCCTTATTTGGCTGTTTGGCTACATCTACAAAGACTATTCTTGCAGAATCTCTTCTGCATGGATACAAATTTGACAG CATAAACACAGTTTATTACATGGCACCTTTTGCAACCATGATCTTGGCGCTTCCTGCCATGTTACTTGAAGGCAATGGAATCCTTGAATGGCTAAATACTCATCCATATCCTTGGTCGGCTCTCATCATTATTTTTAGCTCCGGGGTGTTGGCTTTCTGTCTTAACTTCTCAATTTTTTATGTGATTCACTCCACCACTGCTGTAACATTTAATGTTGCCGGAAATCTTAAG GTTGCAGTTGCCGTCCTTGTTTCTTGGCTGATATTTAGGAACCCAATTTCGTATTTAAATTCTGTTGGATGTACCGTGACTCTTGTGGGATGTACATTCTATGGTTATGTGAGGCACAAGCTCTCCCAACAGCCACAAGTCCCAGGAACTCCTCGGACACCCAGGACTCCCAGGACCCCTCGTAGTAAGATGGAGTTGCTTCCTCTTGTAAATGATAAATTAGAAGATAAGGTCTAG